Proteins co-encoded in one Manduca sexta isolate Smith_Timp_Sample1 unplaced genomic scaffold, JHU_Msex_v1.0 HiC_scaffold_2273, whole genome shotgun sequence genomic window:
- the LOC119192034 gene encoding ras-related protein Rap1 has translation MREYKIVVLGSGGVGKSALTVQFVQGIFVEKYDPTIEDSYRKQVEVDGQQCMLEILDTAGTEQFTAMRDLYMKNGQGFVLVYSITAQSTFNDLQDLREQILRVKDKDDVPMVLVGNKTDLEAERVVGKEQGQNLARHFNCAFMETSAKAKIHVNDVFYDLVRQINKKSPKKEESRKKTIKYCKIL, from the coding sequence atgCGCGAATACAAAATAGTCGTGCTAGGTAGCGGTGGCGTGGGAAAGTCTGCTCTGACAGTGCAATTCGTACAAGGCATCTTTGTCGAGAAATACGACCCCACCATCGAGGACAGCTATCGGAAACAGGTGGAAGTGGACGGGCAACAATGTATGCTCGAGATTCTGGACACGGCGGGCACAGAGCAGTTCACGGCGATGCGAGATCTGTACATGAAGAACGGGCAAGGTTTTGTGTTAGTGTATTCGATCACCGCACAATCTACGTTCAACGACCTGCAGGACTTGCGGGAGCAGATCCTGCGAGTGAAGGACAAGGATGATGTGCCGATGGTGCTGGTGGGCAACAAGACAGACCTGGAGGCGGAGCGCGTGGTCGGCAAGGAGCAGGGACAAAACCTGGCGCGCCACTTCAACTGCGCCTTCATGGAGACCTCCGCCAAGGCGAAAATACACGTGAACGATGTGTTCTATGACTTAGTGCGACAGATCAACAAAAAGTCCCCCAAGAAGGAAGAATCAAGGAAAAAAACTATCAAGTACTGTAAGATTCTGTAA